A stretch of the Actinomycetota bacterium genome encodes the following:
- a CDS encoding fatty acid--CoA ligase family protein: MRSEFGVAPGELLAVDVPAGPAWVPLLHRLWSERVCFLPLDERLAEPERRRLLDLARPAAVMGSGGSLTVFAGASAVDEETACVMATSGTGGEPRLVELSRDAVIAGLGGSRAALEAAGYDVSGPLVSCLTPAHVGGLLVLLRSEVAGVPVTVHERFDAERLAGAAPPGASVSLVPAMLARLVRTGADLGRFGAILVGGGGLDPELRDRTEALGARIVETYGLTETSGGVVYDGVPFAGTEVRIGDGGRIEVRGPTLMRGYRHDAAATGAAFDVRGWLRTGDAGAIDADGRLHVAGRLDEAIRTGAETVWPAEVERALASHPKVAEVGVAGRPHPEWGQQVVAFVVPRTIDDPPSLDELRDHASETIARHKVPRELVLMHELPRTTGGKLRRHAFPPR, from the coding sequence ATGAGGAGCGAGTTCGGTGTGGCGCCCGGTGAGCTGCTCGCGGTCGACGTACCGGCCGGCCCGGCGTGGGTGCCGCTGCTCCATCGTCTCTGGTCCGAGCGCGTCTGCTTCCTGCCGCTGGACGAGCGGCTGGCCGAGCCCGAGCGCCGACGGCTGCTCGACCTCGCCCGGCCCGCGGCGGTGATGGGCAGCGGCGGGAGCCTCACCGTCTTCGCAGGGGCCAGCGCGGTCGACGAAGAGACCGCGTGCGTGATGGCGACCTCGGGCACGGGGGGTGAGCCCCGCCTCGTCGAGCTCTCACGCGATGCGGTGATCGCGGGGCTCGGTGGCTCCCGCGCTGCGCTCGAGGCGGCCGGGTACGACGTCTCCGGGCCGCTCGTGAGCTGCCTCACCCCTGCCCACGTCGGCGGACTGCTCGTGCTGTTGCGAAGCGAGGTCGCAGGGGTGCCGGTCACGGTGCACGAGCGGTTCGATGCTGAACGGCTCGCGGGAGCGGCGCCTCCGGGCGCCTCGGTCTCGCTGGTTCCCGCGATGTTGGCGAGGCTCGTTCGGACCGGCGCAGACCTGGGACGGTTCGGCGCGATCCTGGTCGGCGGAGGGGGGCTCGACCCCGAACTCCGCGACCGCACCGAGGCGCTCGGCGCGCGCATCGTGGAGACCTACGGGCTCACCGAGACGAGTGGCGGCGTGGTTTACGACGGTGTGCCGTTCGCAGGCACCGAGGTCCGGATCGGGGACGGCGGGCGGATCGAGGTCCGGGGGCCGACCCTGATGCGGGGCTATCGGCACGACGCCGCGGCCACCGGCGCGGCGTTCGACGTGCGAGGGTGGTTGCGGACCGGCGACGCCGGTGCGATCGACGCCGACGGCCGCCTGCACGTCGCGGGCAGGCTCGACGAAGCGATCCGCACGGGCGCGGAGACGGTCTGGCCGGCCGAGGTCGAACGCGCCCTCGCGAGCCACCCGAAGGTCGCCGAGGTCGGTGTGGCCGGGCGTCCGCACCCGGAGTGGGGTCAGCAGGTGGTCGCCTTCGTCGTCCCTCGCACGATCGACGACCCTCCGTCGCTGGACGAGCTCCGGGATCACGCGAGCGAGACGATCGCCCGACACAAGGTCCCGCGAGAACTGGTGCTGATGCACGAGCTGCCGAGGACGACCGGCGGGAAGCTCCGCCGACACGCCTTCCCACCGCGCTGA
- a CDS encoding response regulator transcription factor yields the protein MGEGDTVTLLICDDHKILTDALATVVGLDDTLEMVADPVHDAERAIEVCSEQLPDVVLMDIVFKGGGQSGIDATRRIKEVSPSTKVVIMTAHDDDRLLVEAVEAGASGFLSKDEAAQELLSAAKAAADGEVLIDPATLTRLLAQVAREREIQREATMLLDDLTEREREILQLLAEGMRNDDIAAKLYISPQTVQTHVRNILGKLRVHSKLEAVAFAVKHGAITV from the coding sequence GTGGGTGAGGGCGACACGGTCACGCTGCTGATCTGCGACGACCACAAGATCCTCACCGATGCCCTCGCGACCGTCGTCGGACTCGACGACACCCTCGAGATGGTCGCCGATCCGGTGCACGACGCCGAGCGTGCGATCGAGGTCTGCAGCGAGCAGCTCCCCGACGTGGTGCTGATGGACATCGTGTTCAAGGGCGGCGGGCAGAGCGGCATTGACGCGACCCGCAGGATCAAGGAGGTCTCGCCGAGCACCAAGGTCGTGATCATGACCGCGCACGACGACGACCGCCTGCTCGTGGAGGCGGTCGAGGCCGGCGCATCGGGGTTCCTCAGCAAGGACGAGGCCGCGCAGGAGTTGCTGTCGGCTGCGAAGGCGGCCGCGGACGGCGAGGTGTTGATCGATCCGGCTACGCTGACGCGGCTGCTCGCACAGGTCGCACGCGAGCGCGAGATCCAACGGGAAGCCACGATGCTGCTCGACGACCTCACGGAGCGCGAGCGCGAGATCCTGCAACTGCTCGCCGAGGGCATGCGCAACGACGACATCGCGGCGAAGCTCTACATCAGCCCCCAGACCGTGCAGACGCACGTGCGGAACATCCTCGGGAAGCTGCGCGTGCACTCGAAGCTCGAGGCCGTGGCCTTCGCCGTGAAGCACGGCGCGATCACCGTCTGA